One Novosphingobium sp. 9U genomic region harbors:
- a CDS encoding M48 family metallopeptidase has protein sequence MLDWLRRDPRAVPSLAVAGRELPIVVRRLDRARRMTMRLSPDGSEVRISIPTWARTAEALAFARSRHEWLERQLTALPTKSTVAPGATIRFRGEALAIRHEPAARRRPVVDAGMLLIGGPETAIEARVRRWLQAEARALLANDLEHYCALAGRPTSSLALSNAARRWGSCAANGAIRINWRLVMAPDAVRRSVVAHEVAHLVHFDHSPAFHACLDRMFEGDVAAANTWLKREGRGLYQPFG, from the coding sequence ATGCTTGATTGGCTGCGGCGCGACCCGCGCGCTGTCCCGAGCCTCGCAGTGGCCGGACGCGAACTGCCCATCGTCGTACGCCGGCTGGACCGCGCGCGGCGGATGACCATGCGCCTATCTCCGGACGGCAGCGAGGTGCGCATCTCCATCCCGACCTGGGCGCGGACGGCCGAGGCGCTCGCCTTTGCCCGCTCCCGCCACGAATGGCTGGAGCGGCAACTGACGGCTCTGCCCACGAAATCGACGGTCGCCCCTGGCGCGACCATCCGCTTTCGCGGCGAAGCGCTGGCGATCCGGCACGAACCCGCCGCGCGGCGCCGCCCGGTCGTGGACGCAGGCATGCTCCTGATCGGCGGCCCCGAGACTGCCATCGAAGCGCGCGTGCGCCGCTGGCTCCAGGCCGAAGCGCGCGCGCTCCTGGCCAATGATCTGGAGCATTATTGCGCTCTTGCCGGACGCCCTACCTCCAGCCTGGCGCTATCGAACGCGGCCCGCCGCTGGGGCAGCTGTGCCGCGAACGGCGCGATCCGAATCAACTGGCGGCTGGTGATGGCTCCCGACGCTGTACGCCGCTCGGTGGTTGCTCACGAAGTCGCCCACCTCGTCCACTTCGACCACTCACCGGCTTTCCACGCGTGCCTCGATCGAATGTTCGAAGGCGATGTCGCCGCTGCCAACACCTGGCTCAAGCGCGAAGGGCGCGGGCTTTACCAGCCGTTCGGCTGA
- a CDS encoding YcgN family cysteine cluster protein, translated as MGEIGSSEFRAQFWERPLETLNKREWEALCDGCGQCCLHKVEDADTGEVYHTNVACKLLDLKTARCSSYADRRRFVPDCMRLTARNSGSLDWLPQTCAYRLRAAGEPLPGWHYLISGDRDAVHRAGVSIVDRVVSETVAGPLEQHIIWPDGMEGYEIESEGDPWDVD; from the coding sequence CGCGCGCAGTTCTGGGAGCGGCCGCTCGAGACGCTGAACAAGCGCGAGTGGGAGGCCTTGTGCGACGGTTGCGGCCAATGCTGCCTGCACAAGGTGGAGGACGCCGATACGGGCGAGGTCTACCACACCAATGTCGCCTGCAAGCTGCTCGACCTCAAGACCGCGCGCTGTTCCAGCTATGCCGACCGGCGCCGCTTCGTGCCCGACTGCATGCGGCTGACGGCGCGCAACTCCGGCTCGCTGGACTGGCTGCCGCAGACTTGCGCCTACCGCCTGCGCGCCGCGGGCGAGCCGCTGCCGGGCTGGCATTACCTCATCTCGGGCGACCGTGACGCAGTGCATCGCGCCGGTGTGTCGATCGTCGACCGGGTGGTCAGTGAGACCGTGGCCGGGCCGCTGGAGCAACACATCATCTGGCCGGATGGCATGGAAGGCTATGAGATCGAGTCCGAAGGCGATCCGTGGGACGTCGATTGA